A region of Myxococcus stipitatus DSM 14675 DNA encodes the following proteins:
- a CDS encoding class I SAM-dependent DNA methyltransferase, whose amino-acid sequence MTPGWQEEEVRSIYTEIAPSYEALFPVLSRYDDRVERFLAEAVTPGCRVLDVGCGPGLHTRDLDASVSVLGTDLSPEMLELARQSRPSGEWRLHSYYQPLPPEWGRFDVALAVGCLDFCDDLPRVLAHLSEALAPGGRLLFTTLERRPGHEAHEAPTREIPTGGPPVTLHLYTFEEAARAVRTAGLQPRAYVHAPGWVQLTEQRTLWFGWWSVERP is encoded by the coding sequence ATGACTCCTGGTTGGCAGGAAGAAGAGGTCCGGAGCATCTACACGGAGATTGCGCCGTCCTACGAAGCGCTCTTCCCGGTGCTGAGCCGGTATGACGACCGCGTGGAGCGCTTCCTCGCGGAGGCGGTGACCCCTGGGTGCCGCGTGCTCGACGTGGGCTGCGGACCGGGCCTCCACACGCGGGACCTGGACGCCTCCGTGTCCGTGCTCGGGACGGACCTGTCACCGGAGATGCTGGAGCTCGCGCGACAGTCCCGGCCCTCCGGCGAGTGGCGCCTCCACAGCTACTACCAACCACTTCCTCCGGAGTGGGGGCGCTTCGACGTGGCGCTCGCCGTGGGCTGTCTCGACTTCTGTGACGACCTGCCCCGCGTCCTCGCGCATCTCTCCGAGGCACTGGCGCCCGGCGGAAGACTCCTCTTCACCACGCTGGAGCGGCGCCCCGGGCACGAGGCCCATGAAGCCCCCACGCGTGAGATTCCCACCGGCGGGCCCCCGGTGACGTTGCACCTGTACACGTTCGAGGAGGCCGCCCGCGCGGTGCGCACCGCGGGCCTCCAACCTCGCGCCTATGTGCACGCGCCAGGTTGGGTGCAGCTCACCGAACAGCGGACCCTCTGGTTCGGCTGGTGGAGCGTCGAGCGCCCCTGA
- a CDS encoding acyl-CoA dehydrogenase, with the protein MSSSTNHYVPNLRDIEFNLFEFLDIGRTSLGHAPFGDLDETAARQLLETFALLSKTELSPSFDESEHTPPKLENGEVTLPPGLKKSMAAYFDAGMHLLEQPTHLGGMGAPPSLFWATFELIVGSNASLAFYTLGNLVARVIDRLGTESQKRRFLPYMVDRRWGGSMVLTEPDAGSDVGAARTKARPVGGDVWEIEGVKRFITNGDSDMNENIIHMVLARPEGAPPGTKGLSLFVVPKFWVNEDGSLGERNGVVCTKLEKKMGLKGSVTCEMTFGDGQPSRGVLLGEVHDGIRQMFHIIEQARMAVGVKSMSALSAGYQRALAFSKDRLQGADLMQARNKLAPRVPIFQHPDVRRMLMAQKAYSEGMRALCLFTASVQDGVEMKGGHRATEAGELDTLNDMLLPLVKGYCSEKVYELLALSLQVHGGSGYLMDYPVEQYIRDQKIDTLYEGTTHIQALDLLMRKVARDGGATLQGLLSRIRETADGDLGGGELQTERAALGKALGELEMMLGTLMGKLGESVYHVGLQGNRVLAAVAEVVIGWLLVRHAGVALERMKTNPADKAFYVGKFASARWYCAEVLPGLAHAARMVEAGTLDLLEVPEESY; encoded by the coding sequence ATGTCGTCGTCGACGAACCACTACGTCCCCAACCTTCGCGATATCGAGTTCAACCTCTTCGAGTTTCTCGATATCGGCCGCACCTCGTTGGGACACGCGCCCTTCGGCGACCTGGATGAGACGGCGGCGCGGCAGCTCCTGGAGACGTTCGCGCTGCTGAGCAAGACCGAGCTGTCCCCCTCCTTCGACGAGTCCGAGCACACGCCGCCCAAGCTGGAGAACGGCGAGGTGACGTTGCCTCCGGGGCTCAAGAAGTCGATGGCGGCCTACTTCGACGCCGGCATGCACCTGCTGGAGCAGCCGACGCACCTGGGAGGCATGGGCGCGCCGCCCTCGCTGTTCTGGGCCACCTTCGAGCTCATCGTCGGCTCCAACGCCTCGCTGGCCTTCTACACGCTGGGCAACCTGGTCGCGCGAGTCATCGACCGCCTGGGCACCGAGTCGCAGAAGCGCCGCTTCCTGCCGTACATGGTGGACCGGCGCTGGGGCGGGTCCATGGTGCTCACCGAGCCCGACGCCGGCAGCGACGTGGGCGCCGCGCGCACCAAGGCGCGTCCGGTGGGCGGAGACGTCTGGGAGATTGAAGGCGTCAAGCGCTTCATCACCAACGGCGACTCGGACATGAACGAGAACATCATCCACATGGTGCTCGCGCGTCCGGAAGGCGCGCCTCCAGGCACCAAGGGACTGTCGCTCTTCGTCGTCCCCAAGTTCTGGGTGAACGAGGACGGCAGCCTGGGTGAGCGCAACGGCGTCGTGTGCACCAAGCTGGAGAAGAAGATGGGGCTGAAGGGCTCCGTCACCTGCGAGATGACCTTCGGCGATGGCCAGCCCTCGCGCGGCGTCCTCCTGGGCGAGGTCCACGACGGCATCCGTCAGATGTTCCACATCATCGAGCAGGCGCGCATGGCGGTGGGCGTGAAGTCCATGTCCGCGCTGTCCGCGGGCTATCAGCGCGCGCTGGCCTTCTCGAAGGACCGCCTCCAGGGCGCGGACCTGATGCAGGCGCGCAACAAGCTCGCCCCGCGCGTGCCCATCTTCCAGCACCCGGACGTGCGCCGCATGCTGATGGCGCAGAAGGCGTACTCGGAAGGCATGCGCGCGCTGTGTCTCTTCACCGCCTCCGTCCAGGACGGCGTGGAGATGAAGGGTGGCCACCGCGCCACCGAGGCTGGCGAGCTGGACACGCTCAACGACATGCTGCTGCCGCTGGTGAAGGGCTACTGCTCGGAGAAGGTGTACGAGCTGCTCGCGCTCTCGCTGCAGGTCCACGGCGGCTCCGGCTACCTGATGGACTACCCGGTGGAGCAGTACATCCGGGACCAGAAGATCGACACGCTCTACGAGGGCACCACGCACATCCAGGCGTTGGACCTGCTCATGCGCAAGGTGGCGCGGGATGGCGGCGCGACGCTCCAGGGCCTGCTGTCACGGATTCGCGAGACGGCCGACGGCGACCTGGGCGGCGGAGAACTCCAGACGGAGCGCGCCGCGCTGGGCAAGGCGCTGGGTGAGCTGGAGATGATGCTCGGCACGCTGATGGGGAAGCTGGGCGAGTCCGTGTACCACGTGGGCCTGCAGGGCAACCGCGTTCTGGCCGCCGTGGCGGAGGTGGTCATCGGCTGGCTGCTGGTGCGTCACGCGGGCGTGGCGCTGGAGCGGATGAAGACCAACCCCGCGGACAAGGCCTTCTACGTGGGCAAGTTCGCGAGCGCGCGCTGGTACTGCGCGGAGGTCCTCCCGGGCCTCGCCCACGCCGCGCGCATGGTGGAGGCCGGCACGCTGGACCTGCTGGAAGTCCCCGAGGAGTCGTACTGA
- a CDS encoding zinc ribbon domain-containing protein: MSMIQFTRNYTDRSNDYGFQFEFFCDKCGNGHMSPFIASKVGVATGLLRAAGSFFGGTIGRAAHAGTHLKDALRGQGWDDAYAEAVDAGKQHFKNCTRCGKWVCPRSCWNEGRGLCETCAPDLAEEAASIQAHVAVEQAREKARTVDHVATLDMKQTRTAVCPHCAAKVDGGRFCTECGKPLAAQKLSCGKCGTDIPASAKFCPECGSPRSG; the protein is encoded by the coding sequence ATGTCGATGATTCAGTTCACGCGCAATTACACGGACCGCTCGAACGACTACGGGTTTCAGTTCGAGTTCTTTTGTGACAAGTGCGGCAACGGGCACATGTCACCCTTCATCGCGAGCAAGGTGGGGGTCGCCACCGGGCTCTTGCGGGCGGCGGGTTCCTTCTTCGGTGGAACGATAGGGCGCGCGGCGCACGCGGGCACGCACCTGAAGGACGCGCTGCGAGGCCAGGGCTGGGACGACGCCTACGCCGAGGCAGTGGACGCCGGGAAGCAGCACTTCAAGAACTGCACCCGCTGCGGCAAGTGGGTGTGTCCGCGCTCGTGTTGGAACGAGGGGCGCGGGCTGTGTGAGACCTGCGCGCCGGACCTCGCGGAGGAGGCGGCCTCCATCCAGGCGCACGTCGCGGTGGAGCAGGCCCGCGAGAAGGCGCGCACGGTGGACCACGTCGCGACGCTCGATATGAAACAAACGCGGACGGCGGTGTGCCCGCACTGCGCCGCGAAGGTGGACGGTGGCAGGTTCTGCACGGAATGCGGCAAGCCTCTCGCGGCCCAGAAGCTCAGCTGTGGGAAGTGCGGCACCGACATTCCGGCGAGCGCGAAGTTCTGCCCGGAATGTGGTTCACCCCGGAGCGGGTGA
- a CDS encoding slipin family protein, translating to MSFFMRVDVVQHERAFVLVDEVPTRYLAPGRYRLNHPFRNVRLVRVPTSTLVANLDTELLALVPPSDLQVIDLGPDERAVLYHRGRPAKWLSRGQHQVWLVDNVKVERVDTSGVATAPLRDDVRALVPANDYVEATSADGCVMLRYVDGAMDAVLPAGRHAAWTVARKVQLAVIDLRERLLHVTGQEVMTKDRVTLRLNLSTAFRVADARRLAVVARTPDDILYLAMQLAAREAVAARTLDELLAAREIVAEGLFSEVKGRAESVGLEVLHFGIKDIVLPGEMKNLLNRVIQAQKEAEANVITRREETAATRSMAQTAKVLAENPLLVRLKELEAYKDLAAKVGQVHLVLGEGAVPSLQLKG from the coding sequence ATGAGCTTCTTCATGCGTGTGGATGTGGTGCAGCACGAGCGTGCCTTCGTCCTGGTGGACGAGGTGCCGACGCGCTACCTCGCCCCGGGCCGCTACCGCCTGAACCACCCGTTCCGCAACGTGCGCCTCGTGCGCGTTCCCACGAGCACGCTCGTCGCCAACCTCGACACGGAGCTGCTCGCCCTCGTGCCTCCGTCGGACCTCCAGGTCATCGACCTGGGCCCCGACGAGCGCGCCGTCCTCTACCACCGCGGCCGCCCCGCGAAGTGGCTGAGCCGCGGCCAGCACCAGGTGTGGCTGGTGGACAACGTGAAGGTGGAGCGCGTGGACACGTCCGGCGTCGCCACGGCCCCGCTGCGTGACGACGTGCGCGCCCTGGTGCCCGCCAACGACTACGTGGAGGCCACGTCCGCCGACGGCTGCGTGATGCTGCGCTACGTGGACGGCGCGATGGACGCGGTGCTCCCCGCGGGCCGCCATGCCGCGTGGACGGTGGCGCGCAAGGTCCAGCTCGCCGTCATCGACCTGCGTGAGCGCCTGCTCCACGTGACGGGCCAGGAGGTGATGACGAAGGACCGCGTGACGCTGCGCCTCAACCTCTCCACGGCCTTCCGCGTGGCGGATGCGCGTCGCCTCGCGGTGGTCGCGCGCACGCCGGACGACATCCTCTACCTGGCCATGCAGCTGGCGGCCCGTGAGGCGGTGGCGGCCCGCACGCTGGATGAGCTGCTCGCCGCGCGCGAAATCGTCGCCGAGGGCCTCTTCTCCGAGGTGAAGGGCCGCGCCGAGTCGGTGGGCCTGGAGGTGTTGCACTTCGGCATCAAGGACATCGTGCTCCCGGGTGAGATGAAGAACCTGCTCAACCGCGTCATCCAGGCCCAGAAGGAGGCGGAGGCCAACGTCATCACGCGCCGCGAGGAGACGGCCGCCACGCGCTCCATGGCGCAGACGGCGAAGGTGCTCGCGGAGAACCCGCTGCTGGTCCGCCTCAAGGAGCTCGAGGCGTACAAGGACCTCGCCGCCAAGGTCGGCCAGGTCCACCTGGTGCTCGGCGAGGGCGCGGTGCCCTCGCTCCAGCTCAAGGGCTGA